From one Dama dama isolate Ldn47 chromosome 4, ASM3311817v1, whole genome shotgun sequence genomic stretch:
- the LOC133054488 gene encoding zinc finger protein 226-like isoform X1 — protein MMTLHFPGRREKMNMFMEAVTFKDVAVAFTEEELGLLDSAQRKLYQDVMVENFWNLVSVDENNQSELRAVQERGLHEELSCWQIWQQIANDLTRCQDSMINSCQLHKQGYSSNQVGAGLSIQISEDENYILNEKADGPSDTGNPRFASLRARDSWRKSSLTESQNYRNRYLEISTQSKLCRCKEDVDSIGQISFHLDDRGVHKNEKSYCHNDYRKDSRKVSTLDQNSMIHTGQKPYQCNECKRTFTSLSTFDLHQQLHSKETSHMCNECGKGFRYSSVLHIHPRVHIEKCSVCDECGKEFRQSSQLQTHQKVHSIKKPFTCEECGKGFSRRSALTIHCKVHTGEKPYTCEECGRAFSQASHLQDHQRVHTGEKPFICDACGKSFSRNSHLQSHQRVHTGEKPYKCEECGKGFICSSNLYIHQRVHTGEKPYRCEECGKGFSRPSSLQAHQGIHTGEKSYVCNVCGKGFTLSSNLQAHQRVHTGEKPYKCEECGKNFRRNSHYQVHLVVHTGEKPYKCEVCGKGFSQSSYLQIHQKAHSVEKPYKCEECGQGFNQSSRLQIHQLIHTGEKPYKCEECGKGFSRRADLKIHCRIHTGEKPYNCEECGKVFRQASNLLAHQRVHSGEKPFKCEECGKSFGRSSHLQAHQKVHTGEKPYKCEECGKGFKWSLNLDMHQRVHTGEKPYKCGECGKHFSQASSLQLHQSVHTGEKPYRCDVCGKVFSRSSQLQSHQRVHTGEKPYKCDVCGKSFSWRSNLTIHQRVHAADKSYESHRGGKTIREST, from the coding sequence ATGAAAACAATCAAAGTGAGTTGAGGGCTGTTCAAGAGAGAggattacatgaagagctttccTGCTGGCAAATCTGGCAACAAATTGCGAATGACTTAACCAGATGTCAAGACTCCATGATAAATAGTTGTCAGCTCCACAAACAAGGTTATTCCTCCAACCAGGTTGGGGCAGGACTGTCTATTCAAATTTCTGAAGATGAGAACTATATATTAAATGAGAAAGCAGATGGTCCCAGTGATACTGGAAATCCAAGGTTTGCATCTTTGAGAGCTCGGGATTCTTGGAGAAAAAGTTCCTTGACTGAGTCACAGAATTATCGGAATAGATACCTGGAAATTTCCACGCAAAGTAAACTCTGTCGGTGTAAAGAGGATGTTGATAGCATTGGTCAGATCTCATTCCACCTTGATGATCGAGGAGTACACAAGAATGAAAAGTCTTATTGCCACAATGATTATAGAAAAGACAGCAGGAAGGTTTCCACATTGGATCAGAATAGTATGATTCACACAGGACAAAAACCTTACCAGTGTAACGAATGTAAAAGAACTTTTACCAGCCTTTCTACCTTTGATCTTCACCAGCAGTTACACTCAAAAGAGACGTCTCACATGTGCAATGAGTGTGGAAAAGGCTTCCGTTATAGCTCAGTTCTTCATATTCATCCGAGAGTTCACATAGAAAAATGCAGTGTCTGTGATGAGTGTGGAAAGGAATTCCGTCAGAGCTCACAACTGCAAACTCATCAGAAAGTCCACAGCATAAAGAAACCATTCACATGTGAGGAATGTGGGAAAGGCTTCAGTCGTCGATCAGCACTTACCATTCATTGTAAAGTCCACACGGGAGAGAAACCTTACACTTGTGAGGAGTGTGGCCGGGCCTTCAGTCAGGCCTCCCACCTTCAAGACCATCAGAGAGtccacactggggagaaaccATTCATTTGTGATGCGTGTGGTAAGAGCTTCAGTCGGAATTCACACCTTCAGTCCCATCAGAGAGTCCATACGGGAGAGAAACCGTACAAATGCGAGGAGTGTGGGAAGGGCTTCATTTGTAGCTCAAATCTATACATTCACCAGAGAGTCCACACAGGAGAAAAACCCTACAGATGTGAGGAATGCGGGAAAGGCTTTAGTCGGCCTTCAAGTCTTCAGGCCCATCAGGGaatccacactggagagaagTCATACGTATGTAATGTGTGTGGTAAAGGCTTTACTCTGAGTTCAAATCTTCAGGCACATCAAAGAGTCCACACAGGGGAGAAACCATACAAATGTGAGGAGTGCGGGAAGAACTTCAGGAGGAACTCCCATTATCAAGTCCATCTGGTTGTCCACACAGGAGAAAAACCCTATAAATGTGAAGTGTGTGGGAAGGGCTTCAGTCAGAGTTCCTATCTTCAAATCCATCAGAAGGCCCACAGCGTAGAGAAACCCTACAAGTGCGAGGAGTGTGGGCAGGGCTTCAATCAGAGTTCACGACTTCAGATCCACCAGCTGATCCATACTGGTGAGAAACCATACAAATGCGAAGAGTGTGGGAAGGGATTCAGTCGTAGAGCAGATCTTAAAATTCACTGCAGgatccacactggagagaaaccgtaCAATTGTGAGGAGTGTGGAAAAGTCTTCAGGCAGGCCTCAAATCTCCTGGCCCATCAGAGAGTCCACAGTGGAGAAAAGCCTTTCAAATGTGAAGAATGTGGCAAGAGCTTTGGTCGGAGTTCACACCTTCAAGCCCACCAAAAAGTCCACACTGGAGAAAAGCCATACAAATGTGAGGAGTGTGGGAAGGGCTTTAAGTGGAGCCTGAACCTCGACATGCATCAGAGGgtccacacaggagagaaaccatataagtGTGGGGAGTGTGGGAAGCACTTCAGTCAGGCCTCAAGTCTTCAGCTTCATCAGAGTgtccacactggagagaagccctaCAGATGTGACGTGTGTGGTAAAGTCTTCAGTCGGTCTTCACAACTGCAGTCTCATCAGAGAGTCCACACAGGGGAGAAACCTTACAAGTGTGATGTGTGTGGTAAGAGCTTCAGTTGGCGCTCCAATCTAACAATTCATCAAAGAGTCCATGCTGCTGATAAATCCTATGAAAGTCATAGGGGTGGTAAGACCATCAGAGAGTCAACTTAG
- the LOC133054488 gene encoding zinc finger protein 226-like isoform X2 yields MINSCQLHKQGYSSNQVGAGLSIQISEDENYILNEKADGPSDTGNPRFASLRARDSWRKSSLTESQNYRNRYLEISTQSKLCRCKEDVDSIGQISFHLDDRGVHKNEKSYCHNDYRKDSRKVSTLDQNSMIHTGQKPYQCNECKRTFTSLSTFDLHQQLHSKETSHMCNECGKGFRYSSVLHIHPRVHIEKCSVCDECGKEFRQSSQLQTHQKVHSIKKPFTCEECGKGFSRRSALTIHCKVHTGEKPYTCEECGRAFSQASHLQDHQRVHTGEKPFICDACGKSFSRNSHLQSHQRVHTGEKPYKCEECGKGFICSSNLYIHQRVHTGEKPYRCEECGKGFSRPSSLQAHQGIHTGEKSYVCNVCGKGFTLSSNLQAHQRVHTGEKPYKCEECGKNFRRNSHYQVHLVVHTGEKPYKCEVCGKGFSQSSYLQIHQKAHSVEKPYKCEECGQGFNQSSRLQIHQLIHTGEKPYKCEECGKGFSRRADLKIHCRIHTGEKPYNCEECGKVFRQASNLLAHQRVHSGEKPFKCEECGKSFGRSSHLQAHQKVHTGEKPYKCEECGKGFKWSLNLDMHQRVHTGEKPYKCGECGKHFSQASSLQLHQSVHTGEKPYRCDVCGKVFSRSSQLQSHQRVHTGEKPYKCDVCGKSFSWRSNLTIHQRVHAADKSYESHRGGKTIREST; encoded by the coding sequence ATGATAAATAGTTGTCAGCTCCACAAACAAGGTTATTCCTCCAACCAGGTTGGGGCAGGACTGTCTATTCAAATTTCTGAAGATGAGAACTATATATTAAATGAGAAAGCAGATGGTCCCAGTGATACTGGAAATCCAAGGTTTGCATCTTTGAGAGCTCGGGATTCTTGGAGAAAAAGTTCCTTGACTGAGTCACAGAATTATCGGAATAGATACCTGGAAATTTCCACGCAAAGTAAACTCTGTCGGTGTAAAGAGGATGTTGATAGCATTGGTCAGATCTCATTCCACCTTGATGATCGAGGAGTACACAAGAATGAAAAGTCTTATTGCCACAATGATTATAGAAAAGACAGCAGGAAGGTTTCCACATTGGATCAGAATAGTATGATTCACACAGGACAAAAACCTTACCAGTGTAACGAATGTAAAAGAACTTTTACCAGCCTTTCTACCTTTGATCTTCACCAGCAGTTACACTCAAAAGAGACGTCTCACATGTGCAATGAGTGTGGAAAAGGCTTCCGTTATAGCTCAGTTCTTCATATTCATCCGAGAGTTCACATAGAAAAATGCAGTGTCTGTGATGAGTGTGGAAAGGAATTCCGTCAGAGCTCACAACTGCAAACTCATCAGAAAGTCCACAGCATAAAGAAACCATTCACATGTGAGGAATGTGGGAAAGGCTTCAGTCGTCGATCAGCACTTACCATTCATTGTAAAGTCCACACGGGAGAGAAACCTTACACTTGTGAGGAGTGTGGCCGGGCCTTCAGTCAGGCCTCCCACCTTCAAGACCATCAGAGAGtccacactggggagaaaccATTCATTTGTGATGCGTGTGGTAAGAGCTTCAGTCGGAATTCACACCTTCAGTCCCATCAGAGAGTCCATACGGGAGAGAAACCGTACAAATGCGAGGAGTGTGGGAAGGGCTTCATTTGTAGCTCAAATCTATACATTCACCAGAGAGTCCACACAGGAGAAAAACCCTACAGATGTGAGGAATGCGGGAAAGGCTTTAGTCGGCCTTCAAGTCTTCAGGCCCATCAGGGaatccacactggagagaagTCATACGTATGTAATGTGTGTGGTAAAGGCTTTACTCTGAGTTCAAATCTTCAGGCACATCAAAGAGTCCACACAGGGGAGAAACCATACAAATGTGAGGAGTGCGGGAAGAACTTCAGGAGGAACTCCCATTATCAAGTCCATCTGGTTGTCCACACAGGAGAAAAACCCTATAAATGTGAAGTGTGTGGGAAGGGCTTCAGTCAGAGTTCCTATCTTCAAATCCATCAGAAGGCCCACAGCGTAGAGAAACCCTACAAGTGCGAGGAGTGTGGGCAGGGCTTCAATCAGAGTTCACGACTTCAGATCCACCAGCTGATCCATACTGGTGAGAAACCATACAAATGCGAAGAGTGTGGGAAGGGATTCAGTCGTAGAGCAGATCTTAAAATTCACTGCAGgatccacactggagagaaaccgtaCAATTGTGAGGAGTGTGGAAAAGTCTTCAGGCAGGCCTCAAATCTCCTGGCCCATCAGAGAGTCCACAGTGGAGAAAAGCCTTTCAAATGTGAAGAATGTGGCAAGAGCTTTGGTCGGAGTTCACACCTTCAAGCCCACCAAAAAGTCCACACTGGAGAAAAGCCATACAAATGTGAGGAGTGTGGGAAGGGCTTTAAGTGGAGCCTGAACCTCGACATGCATCAGAGGgtccacacaggagagaaaccatataagtGTGGGGAGTGTGGGAAGCACTTCAGTCAGGCCTCAAGTCTTCAGCTTCATCAGAGTgtccacactggagagaagccctaCAGATGTGACGTGTGTGGTAAAGTCTTCAGTCGGTCTTCACAACTGCAGTCTCATCAGAGAGTCCACACAGGGGAGAAACCTTACAAGTGTGATGTGTGTGGTAAGAGCTTCAGTTGGCGCTCCAATCTAACAATTCATCAAAGAGTCCATGCTGCTGATAAATCCTATGAAAGTCATAGGGGTGGTAAGACCATCAGAGAGTCAACTTAG
- the LOC133054487 gene encoding zinc finger protein 227 isoform X1: protein MPSQDSDFPQKEHEKMTESQEAVTFKDVAVVFTEEELGLLDSAQRKLYQDVMVENFRNLVSVGHLPFKADMVSQLETEEKLWTMERETQRNGHSSEIHSAVTSGNKNPNEMETLGKVMLKYLSCEELSCWQIWKQSTNDLTLQRKNSWFLQGDSLQVSEDENHIMNHKGDHFGCLENQELLIPRAQASCGSRCLSESENPSRGEQMNVKNHLPVCEGFTKNSPLSDPGKTDAEQTPCKGERLRPCRVCGEGFSHGTVLPVHQKVDPGEKCSHLQTHQRIHPGGTVNKCPESSNGFYQNSFHPHHSNPAGEKSYRCDSCGKAFGSSTGLIIHYRTHTGEKPYRCEECGKCFSQSSNFQCHQRVHTEEKPYKCEECGKGFGWSVNLRVHQRVHRGEKPYKCEECGKGFTQAAHYHIHQRVHTGEKPYKCDVCGKGFSHNSPLICHRRVHTGEKPYRCEACGKGFTRNTDLHIHFRVHTGEKPYTCKECGKGFSQASNLQVHQNVHTGEKRFKCETCGKGFSQSSKLQTHQRVHTGEKPYRCDVCGKDFSYSSNLKLHQVIHTGEKPYTCEACGKGFSWRSNLHAHQRVHSGEKPYKCEACDKSFSQAIDFRVHQRVHTGEKPYKCGVCGKGFSQSSGLQSHQRVHTGEKPYKCDVCGKGFRYSSQFIYHQRGHTGEKPYKCEECGKGFGRSLNLRHHQRVHTGEKPHKCEECGKAFSLPSNLRVHLSVHTREKLFKCEECGKGFSQSSRLQAHQRVHTGEKPYKCNVCGKDFSHRSRLTYHQKVHTGKNL, encoded by the exons ATGCCTTCTCAGGACTCTGACTTTCCCCAGAAGGAACATGAGAAAATGACCGAGTCTCAG GAGGCCGTGACCTTCAAGGATGTGGCTGTGGTCTTCACGGAGGAAGAGCTGGGATTGCTGGACTCGGCCCAGAGGAAGCTGTACCAGGATGTGATGGTGGAGAACTTCCGGAACTTGGTCTCAGTCG GACATCTTCCCTTCAAAGCAGATATGGTATCCCAGTTGGAGACAGAAGAAAAACTGTGGACAATGGAGAGGGAAACCCAAAGAAATGGGCATTCCAGTGAGATCCACTCagctgttacttcag GCAACAAGAACCCAAATGAGATGGAGACTCTTGGGAAAGTCATGTTAAAATACCTCTCGTGTGAAGAGCTGTCCTGCTGGCAAATCTGGAAACAGTCCACAAATGATTTAACTCTGCAAAGGAAGAATTCCTGGTTCCTGCAAGGTGAttctcttcaagtttctgaagaTGAGAACCATATAATGAATCATAAAGGAGATCACTtcggttgcctggagaatcaggaGTTGTTGATTCCGAGAGCCCAGGCTTCCTGTGGGAGTAGGTGTCTGAGCGAGTCAGAGAATCCAAGCAGAGGTGAACAGATGAACGTGAAAAATCACCTGCCTGTATGTGAAGGCTTCACAAAGAATTCACCACTGAGTGATCCTGGTAAAACTGATGCAGAACAGACGCCCTGCAAGGGAGAGAGACTGCGTCCCTGTAGAGTATGTGGGGAGGGCTTCAGTCATGGCACGGTGCTCCCAGTTCATCAGAAGGTTGACCCTGGAGAAAAATGCTCCCATCTGCAGACTCATCAGAGAATTCACCCAGGAGGGACTGTCAACAAATGTCCTGAATCCAGCAATGGTTTTTATCAGAACTCCTTTCACCCCCATCACTCTAACCCTGCAGGAGAGAAGTCCTACAGGTGTGACAGTTGTGGCAAGGCCTTTGGCAGCAGCACAGGCCTCATCATCCATTACCGGACGCACACAGGGGAGAAACCTTACAGATGCGAGGAGTGCGGTAAATGCTTCAGCCAGAGTTCCAATTTTCAGTGCCATCAGAGGGTCCACACGGAAGAGAAGCCCTACAAGTGTGAAGAGTGCGGGAAGGGCTTCGGCTGGAGTGTCAACCTCCGTGTTCACCAGCGGGTCCACAGGGGCGAGAAACCCTACAAGTGTGAGGAGTGCGGGAAGGGCTTCACGCAGGCCGCCCATTACCACATACACCAGAGGGTCCACACCGGGGAGAAGCCCTACAAGTGCGACGTCTGCGGCAAGGGGTTCAGTCACAACTCGCCTCTGATCTGCCACCGGCGGGTCCACACCGGCGAGAAGCCCTACCGGTGCGAGGCCTGCGGCAAAGGCTTCACCCGCAACACGGACCTCCACATCCATTTCCGCGTCCatacaggggagaagccctacaccTGCAAGGAGTGCGGGAAGGGCTTCAGTCAGGCTTCAAATCTCCAAGTCCACCAGAACGTCCACACCGGGGAGAAGCGATTCAAGTGCGAGACCTGCGGGAAGGGCTTCAGCCAGTCGTCCAAGCTCCAGACCCACCAGCGAGTCCACACCGGGGAGAAGCCCTACAGGTGCGACGTGTGCGGCAAGGACTTCAGTTACAGTTCCAACCTGAAGCTGCACCAGGTCATTCACACCGGAGAGAAACCATACACCTGCGAGGCGTGCGGCAAGGGCTTCAGCTGGAGGTCCAACCTTCATGCCCATCAGCGAGTCCACTCCGGAGAGAAGCCCTACAAATGTGAGGCGTGTGACAAGAGCTTCAGTCAGGCCATAGACTTCCGGGTCCATCAGCGGGTCCACACGGGCGAGAAACCCTACAAGTGTGGTGTCTGCGGGAAGGGCTTCAGCCAGTCCTCGGGTCTTCAGTCCCATCAGAGGGTCCACACCGGGGAGAAGCCCTACAAATGTGACGTGTGTGGGAAGGGCTTCCGATACAGTTCCCAGTTTATTTACCACCAGAGGGGCCACACCGGCGAAAAGCCTTACAAGTGTGAGGAGTGTGGGAAAGGCTTCGGGCGGAGCCTGAACCTTCGCCACCACCAGAGGgtccacacaggagagaaaccccACAAGTGTGAGGAGTGTGGGAAGGCCTTCAGCCTCCCCTCCAACCTTCGAGTCCACCTGAGTGTTCACACCCGGGAGAAACTGTTTAAATGCGAGGAGTGTGGGAAGGGCTTCAGTCAGAGTTCTCGGCTTCAAGCCCACCAGAGGGTCCACACAGGAGAAAAACCCTACAAGTGCAACGTATGCGGTAAGGACTTCAGTCACCGTTCACGGCTGACATACCATCAGAAAGTCCACACTggcaagaatctttaa
- the LOC133054487 gene encoding zinc finger protein 227 isoform X2, whose product MVENFRNLVSVGHLPFKADMVSQLETEEKLWTMERETQRNGHSSEIHSAVTSGNKNPNEMETLGKVMLKYLSCEELSCWQIWKQSTNDLTLQRKNSWFLQGDSLQVSEDENHIMNHKGDHFGCLENQELLIPRAQASCGSRCLSESENPSRGEQMNVKNHLPVCEGFTKNSPLSDPGKTDAEQTPCKGERLRPCRVCGEGFSHGTVLPVHQKVDPGEKCSHLQTHQRIHPGGTVNKCPESSNGFYQNSFHPHHSNPAGEKSYRCDSCGKAFGSSTGLIIHYRTHTGEKPYRCEECGKCFSQSSNFQCHQRVHTEEKPYKCEECGKGFGWSVNLRVHQRVHRGEKPYKCEECGKGFTQAAHYHIHQRVHTGEKPYKCDVCGKGFSHNSPLICHRRVHTGEKPYRCEACGKGFTRNTDLHIHFRVHTGEKPYTCKECGKGFSQASNLQVHQNVHTGEKRFKCETCGKGFSQSSKLQTHQRVHTGEKPYRCDVCGKDFSYSSNLKLHQVIHTGEKPYTCEACGKGFSWRSNLHAHQRVHSGEKPYKCEACDKSFSQAIDFRVHQRVHTGEKPYKCGVCGKGFSQSSGLQSHQRVHTGEKPYKCDVCGKGFRYSSQFIYHQRGHTGEKPYKCEECGKGFGRSLNLRHHQRVHTGEKPHKCEECGKAFSLPSNLRVHLSVHTREKLFKCEECGKGFSQSSRLQAHQRVHTGEKPYKCNVCGKDFSHRSRLTYHQKVHTGKNL is encoded by the exons ATGGTGGAGAACTTCCGGAACTTGGTCTCAGTCG GACATCTTCCCTTCAAAGCAGATATGGTATCCCAGTTGGAGACAGAAGAAAAACTGTGGACAATGGAGAGGGAAACCCAAAGAAATGGGCATTCCAGTGAGATCCACTCagctgttacttcag GCAACAAGAACCCAAATGAGATGGAGACTCTTGGGAAAGTCATGTTAAAATACCTCTCGTGTGAAGAGCTGTCCTGCTGGCAAATCTGGAAACAGTCCACAAATGATTTAACTCTGCAAAGGAAGAATTCCTGGTTCCTGCAAGGTGAttctcttcaagtttctgaagaTGAGAACCATATAATGAATCATAAAGGAGATCACTtcggttgcctggagaatcaggaGTTGTTGATTCCGAGAGCCCAGGCTTCCTGTGGGAGTAGGTGTCTGAGCGAGTCAGAGAATCCAAGCAGAGGTGAACAGATGAACGTGAAAAATCACCTGCCTGTATGTGAAGGCTTCACAAAGAATTCACCACTGAGTGATCCTGGTAAAACTGATGCAGAACAGACGCCCTGCAAGGGAGAGAGACTGCGTCCCTGTAGAGTATGTGGGGAGGGCTTCAGTCATGGCACGGTGCTCCCAGTTCATCAGAAGGTTGACCCTGGAGAAAAATGCTCCCATCTGCAGACTCATCAGAGAATTCACCCAGGAGGGACTGTCAACAAATGTCCTGAATCCAGCAATGGTTTTTATCAGAACTCCTTTCACCCCCATCACTCTAACCCTGCAGGAGAGAAGTCCTACAGGTGTGACAGTTGTGGCAAGGCCTTTGGCAGCAGCACAGGCCTCATCATCCATTACCGGACGCACACAGGGGAGAAACCTTACAGATGCGAGGAGTGCGGTAAATGCTTCAGCCAGAGTTCCAATTTTCAGTGCCATCAGAGGGTCCACACGGAAGAGAAGCCCTACAAGTGTGAAGAGTGCGGGAAGGGCTTCGGCTGGAGTGTCAACCTCCGTGTTCACCAGCGGGTCCACAGGGGCGAGAAACCCTACAAGTGTGAGGAGTGCGGGAAGGGCTTCACGCAGGCCGCCCATTACCACATACACCAGAGGGTCCACACCGGGGAGAAGCCCTACAAGTGCGACGTCTGCGGCAAGGGGTTCAGTCACAACTCGCCTCTGATCTGCCACCGGCGGGTCCACACCGGCGAGAAGCCCTACCGGTGCGAGGCCTGCGGCAAAGGCTTCACCCGCAACACGGACCTCCACATCCATTTCCGCGTCCatacaggggagaagccctacaccTGCAAGGAGTGCGGGAAGGGCTTCAGTCAGGCTTCAAATCTCCAAGTCCACCAGAACGTCCACACCGGGGAGAAGCGATTCAAGTGCGAGACCTGCGGGAAGGGCTTCAGCCAGTCGTCCAAGCTCCAGACCCACCAGCGAGTCCACACCGGGGAGAAGCCCTACAGGTGCGACGTGTGCGGCAAGGACTTCAGTTACAGTTCCAACCTGAAGCTGCACCAGGTCATTCACACCGGAGAGAAACCATACACCTGCGAGGCGTGCGGCAAGGGCTTCAGCTGGAGGTCCAACCTTCATGCCCATCAGCGAGTCCACTCCGGAGAGAAGCCCTACAAATGTGAGGCGTGTGACAAGAGCTTCAGTCAGGCCATAGACTTCCGGGTCCATCAGCGGGTCCACACGGGCGAGAAACCCTACAAGTGTGGTGTCTGCGGGAAGGGCTTCAGCCAGTCCTCGGGTCTTCAGTCCCATCAGAGGGTCCACACCGGGGAGAAGCCCTACAAATGTGACGTGTGTGGGAAGGGCTTCCGATACAGTTCCCAGTTTATTTACCACCAGAGGGGCCACACCGGCGAAAAGCCTTACAAGTGTGAGGAGTGTGGGAAAGGCTTCGGGCGGAGCCTGAACCTTCGCCACCACCAGAGGgtccacacaggagagaaaccccACAAGTGTGAGGAGTGTGGGAAGGCCTTCAGCCTCCCCTCCAACCTTCGAGTCCACCTGAGTGTTCACACCCGGGAGAAACTGTTTAAATGCGAGGAGTGTGGGAAGGGCTTCAGTCAGAGTTCTCGGCTTCAAGCCCACCAGAGGGTCCACACAGGAGAAAAACCCTACAAGTGCAACGTATGCGGTAAGGACTTCAGTCACCGTTCACGGCTGACATACCATCAGAAAGTCCACACTggcaagaatctttaa